A genomic region of Arachis hypogaea cultivar Tifrunner chromosome 5, arahy.Tifrunner.gnm2.J5K5, whole genome shotgun sequence contains the following coding sequences:
- the LOC112802898 gene encoding scarecrow-like protein 8, with protein sequence MSSPGFTGGGASDFFTGAARSSTMNTNPGASAVAANNHRHLHPSHPLYRTQQQLPALFLDPSSQITPRHQTPTTQPPPTTLIGKRTLAEFQTQQQHNHLLNNHNHNSNNNHVLSNLLLRSVKPRTASFHTGSPLSPLSPIDFSIPELQIPSSTHAFQTQRFGMPLFNQLRPNPIHSNSLPLPPPNSNNHFPYRCSNLSGSVSNRVQLPLPAEPENKINTMDHRLLELEKQLLEDEEEEAEADAASVITTSAWSETIQNLMGNGSTPKPASSSPTSSTTSSTSSSSSVASPAIGCWKQTLMEAASAIAEGKQDSATEILARLSQVSNPNGNSDQRLMDCMVSALKSRVNPLENPPPVAELFSNEHAESTQLMFENSLCFMVGFMAANFAILEAAFENKTELKRFCVVDFDIGHGKQYVSLLLALSARGRTPPAMVRIVAVADTGGQEERLKSVGEMLARQAERFRIGFEFKIVQVTQRFSELTRESLGCDADEFLAVNFAFKLNRIPDESVSTENPRDELLRRVKSLSPRVVTIIEQEINANTAPFLARVADSCSYYGALFDSVESSLGKDNNSNSERVKVEEGLSRRVCNSLACEGRDRVERYEVFGKWRARMGMAGFKSKPLSQNVAESIKSRLAQSNNCNSRVNSGLTVKEENGGICFGWMGKTLTVASAWL encoded by the coding sequence ATGTCATCGCCGGGCTTCACCGGCGGCGGGGCATCAGATTTCTTCACCGGAGCAGCCCGATCCAGCACCATGAACACGAACCCCGGCGCCTCCGCCGTGGCAGCCAACAACCACCGGCACCTCCACCCTTCCCACCCCCTGTACCGAACCCAACAGCAGCTGCCCGCACTGTTTCTAGATCCTTCCTCACAGATCACGCCTCGGCACCAAACACCAACAACACAACCACCACCAACAACCCTCATCGGTAAACGCACCCTCGCCGAATttcaaacccaacaacaacataACCACCTCCTtaacaaccacaaccacaacaGCAATAACAACCATGTCCTCTCTAACCTCCTACTCCGCTCCGTTAAGCCAAGGACGGCGTCGTTTCACACAGGTTCCCCTTTGTCCCCTTTATCGCCCATAGACTTCTCAATCCCTGAATTGCAAATCCCTTCCTCAACTCATGCCTTCCAAACGCAGCGTTTTGGCATGCCTCTCTTCAACCAGCTTCGCCCTAACCCCATTCACTCCAACAGCCTCCCCTTGCCTCCTCCTAACTCCAATAATCATTTCCCCTACCGATGCTCCAATTTGAGTGGTTCCGTTTCCAACCGGGTCCAGCTCCCGCTCCCGGCCGAACCGGAGAACAAGATTAATACGATGGACCACAGGCTTCTGGAATTGGAGAAGCAGCTTctagaagacgaagaagaagaagctgaagCCGATGCGGCTTCTGTGATCACAACAAGCGCGTGGTCAGAGACCATTCAGAATCTCATGGGAAACGGGTCCACACCCAAACCAGCTTCTTCGTCCCCTACATCCTCAACAACATCTTCAACTTCGTCTTCTTCCTCCGTGGCTTCTCCTGCCATAGGGTGCTGGAAGCAGACGCTAATGGAGGCCGCATCTGCCATAGCCGAAGGTAAACAAGATTCTGCCACTGAGATCCTGGCCAGGTTGAGTCAAGTTTCCAACCCGAATGGAAATTCGGATCAAAGGTTGATGGATTGCATGGTTTCGGCGCTCAAATCGAGGGTAAACCCGCTGGAGAATCCTCCTCCCGTGGCCGAGTTGTTCAGCAACGAACACGCCGAGTCGACTCAGTTGATGTTTGAAAACTCGCTCTGTTTCATGGTAGGGTTCATGGCAGCCAACTTCGCAATCCTCGAAGCTGCATTTGAGAACAAAACGGAGCTGAAGAGGTTCTGCGTGGTTGATTTCGATATAGGCCACGGGAAACAGTACGTGAGCCTTCTACTCGCGCTCTCCGCGCGTGGGAGAACCCCACCGGCTATGGTAAGGATCGTGGCGGTGGCGGACACCGGCGGCCAAGAAGAGAGATTAAAATCTGTGGGCGAAATGCTAGCAAGACAGGCAGAGAGGTTTAGGATCGGATTCGAGTTCAAAATCGTTCAGGTCACTCAGCGATTCTCCGAGTTGACCCGCGAGTCGCTTGGATGCGACGCGGATGAGTTTCTAGCTGTGAACTTCGCTTTCAAATTGAACCGAATCCCGGACGAGAGCGTGTCCACGGAGAATCCACGCGACGAGCTCTTGAGGCGCGTGAAGTCACTCTCGCCGCGCGTGGTTACAATCATCGAACAGGAAATAAACGCCAACACGGCGCCGTTTCTGGCGCGCGTGGCCGATTCGTGTTCGTATTACGGCGCGCTCTTCGACTCAGTCGAGTCCTCACTCGGCAAGGACAACAATAGTAACTCCGAGCGAGTCAAGGTGGAGGAAGGACTGAGTCGAAGGGTTTGCAACTCGTTGGCGTGTGAAGGCAGAGACCGCGTGGAGCGTTACGAAGTTTTCGGAAAATGGCGGGCACGCATGGGAATGGCGGGGTTCAAGTCGAAGCCACTGAGTCAGAACGTGGCCGAGTCGATCAAGTCACGACTCGCCCAGAGCAACAATTGTAACAGCCGAGTCAACTCGGGCCTCACCGTTAAAGAAGAGAACGGTGGGATTTGCTTTGGATGGATGGGGAAAACTCTCACCGTCGCTTCTGCTTGGCTCTAA
- the LOC140184541 gene encoding F-box protein At2g17036-like has translation MGETDRWAAIHPDMLNEITKRLHSYYNRIPLRLVCKEWNLKLGSNEIPWLLLPEETFKASFDKEEEEIYSLMHLPVADEDTLETKVLEEKGVYHAMLPGMQMLDILIRGSCYGWLITLTISEGKMQMLNPFTKMHFDLPPLSTFPNIIEYNPGDDEYTIWDFFDELSNLERDYMHKIQVWKVVINSPPNNDNKDFMAVAIYGHRRRLTFYKPNNKRWSWSGFTRNTNFEDVIFFKEKIYAVNYGGQIYEFDANTESGMLWEESMPHLQLGLPHPLLS, from the coding sequence ATGGGTGAGACTGATCGATGGGCAGCCATTCATCCAGATATGTTGAACGAAATTACAAAGCGACTCCATTCCTACTACAACCGCATCCCACTTCGACTGGTTTGCAAGGAATGGAACCTCAAACTTGGAAGCAACGAAATTCCGTGGTTGCTATTACCTGAAGAAACTTTCAAGGCTAGTTTTgataaagaggaggaggagatctACAGTCTGATGCATTTACCTGTTGCCGATGAAGACACACTTGAGACTAAGGTTCTTGAAGAGAAGGGAGTCTACCATGCCATGCTGCCAGGTATGCAGATGCTGGACATCCTCATTCGTGGTTCCTGTTATGGATGGTTGATCACCCTAACAATATCCGAAGGTAAGATGCAAATGTTAAATCCATTTACAAAGATGCATTTCGATCTTCCTCCACTGTCAACTTTTCCCAATATAATCGAGTATAATCCTGGAGATGATGAATATACTATTTGGGATTTTTTCGACGAACTCTCTAACCTAGAGCGCGATTATATGCACAAGATCCAAGTTTGGAAGGTTGTCATAAATTCACCTCCTAACAATGATAACAAAGATTTTATGGCGGTGGCTATATATGGACATCGCAGAAGATTAACCTTTTACAAACCTAACAATAAGAGATGGTCATGGTCTGGCTtcacaagaaacacaaatttcgAAGATGTCATATTTTTTAAGGAGAAGATATATGCTGTAAACTATGGTGGCCAGATATACGAATTTGATGCAAACACAGAATCTGGGATGTTGTGGGAGGAATCCATGCCCCACCTCCAATTGGGTTTAC